In one window of Posidoniimonas corsicana DNA:
- a CDS encoding FliM/FliN family flagellar motor C-terminal domain-containing protein — translation MSELTPEIAADVIAASQAGAEEAAGALSRALDREFTMEVGEATTLDLAAPPEGFGGPGLAVVMTFAGEGAVAVLAESTGLTPDWAPEPDPTGESKLATLAQELSMLLVPETLMADDFQAAWVTDAGEALARGGVADSAAAVPITLKSGDDQGVLWLVWPCGSPGEVLAPAANAEEAPAEEDDAPPQPTPTQPAASGGDPKPRIFDFSQLPPYSKSLLKVRLPVKVTLASKRQSVEEVMALCPGSILSFDKQCDAPIDISIGDQPIAQGETVKVGERFGVKISQMILPAESFKALRSDKAG, via the coding sequence TTGTCTGAGCTGACGCCAGAAATCGCGGCCGACGTCATCGCCGCCTCGCAGGCCGGGGCGGAGGAGGCCGCCGGTGCGCTGTCCCGCGCGCTGGACCGCGAGTTCACGATGGAGGTCGGCGAGGCGACCACGCTCGACCTGGCCGCCCCGCCCGAGGGGTTCGGCGGGCCAGGGCTGGCGGTGGTGATGACCTTCGCCGGCGAGGGCGCCGTGGCGGTGCTGGCGGAGTCGACCGGCCTGACGCCCGACTGGGCGCCCGAGCCCGACCCGACCGGCGAGAGCAAGCTCGCCACGCTGGCCCAGGAACTGAGCATGCTGCTCGTTCCCGAGACCCTCATGGCCGACGACTTCCAGGCCGCCTGGGTCACCGACGCCGGCGAGGCGCTCGCCCGCGGCGGCGTGGCGGACAGCGCAGCCGCCGTGCCCATCACGCTCAAGTCGGGCGACGACCAGGGCGTGCTGTGGCTGGTGTGGCCCTGCGGCTCGCCGGGCGAGGTGCTCGCGCCGGCCGCGAACGCCGAGGAGGCGCCGGCCGAAGAAGACGACGCGCCGCCACAGCCGACGCCGACGCAGCCCGCCGCTAGCGGCGGCGACCCGAAGCCGCGGATCTTCGACTTCTCGCAGCTCCCGCCGTACAGCAAGAGCCTGCTGAAGGTCCGCCTGCCGGTGAAGGTGACGCTGGCCAGCAAGCGGCAGAGCGTGGAAGAAGTCATGGCGCTCTGCCCAGGCTCGATCCTGTCGTTCGACAAGCAGTGTGACGCGCCGATCGACATCTCAATCGGCGATCAGCCGATCGCCCAGGGCGAGACCGTCAAGGTCGGCGAGCGGTTCGGCGTGAAGATCAGCCAGATGATCCTGCCCGCCGAGTCGTTCAAAGCGCTCCGCTCAGACAAGGCCGGCTAG
- a CDS encoding outer membrane protein assembly factor BamB family protein, translating into MPTSFVPRWFRIPAAAALALAAALLTPAAPARAADPLDWPNWRGPHYNGVSAETGLPDEWDPDGGEGSNLLWKNPALAGRSTPIVMGGKLYTLVRAEPGTTTEGEKVVCANAATGEVLWEHRFNVYLSDVPDTRVGWSSVVGDPETGRVYANGVSGYFCCLEGDSGDLVWERSLHEELGLLSTYGGRTNFPLIYKDTVITSAVVIGWGDTPQWGLLAKPAHRFMAFDKATGELRWLSGTTLIPEDTTYSTPALARINDQDVLVFGSGDGKVWSFKAATGEHIWSYPLSRRGLNVSPVVGPDGMVYTGHSEENVVGSTMGAVVAIDGKKEGELKLGDEEWILPQEMVGKSSPLLVDGRVYTVTDTAKMNIFDAETGEQVGKRTLGRAMRGTPVYADGKIYTCTNEGMFYILKPSGRGVDVLQRERLGGEEVNASPIVSHGRVYLATSENLYCIADKSAADTHADHDTHVVAEPPPAGGKAVTHIQLSPWDSLLAPGDSLKLTLRCYNEKGELIAEPSDAEVSFSVDGSGAVTQDDSGLTATYAASEDAQHECALVTCKFGDLTAQARVRVVPPLPWEFDFESRRDVPLTWVGGRIRYNLREDESGNQYLAKPTELPTRPGAPTTKLGTRSRMWMGSPEMSDYTVQADIQMKVGVGGESSGPVPEFPPEAASSSAVKLPSAGLINSRYTFTLFGPNNEARLYSWCTHDRRAQATVPMEFVPDEWYTMKLKVQPDKQSGVAHVLAKVWKRGEAEPDEWTMEVYDEAPNYSGSPGLFGDSKEAEFYVDNLSVTPN; encoded by the coding sequence ATGCCCACATCCTTCGTCCCGCGTTGGTTTCGGATCCCCGCTGCAGCCGCGTTGGCCCTCGCGGCCGCCCTGCTCACGCCCGCGGCGCCGGCCCGCGCAGCCGACCCGCTGGACTGGCCCAACTGGCGCGGGCCGCACTACAACGGCGTCTCGGCCGAGACCGGCCTGCCCGACGAGTGGGACCCGGACGGGGGCGAGGGGAGTAACCTGCTGTGGAAGAACCCCGCGCTGGCCGGGCGTTCCACGCCGATCGTGATGGGCGGCAAGCTGTACACGCTGGTCCGCGCCGAGCCCGGCACCACCACCGAGGGCGAGAAGGTCGTGTGCGCCAACGCCGCCACCGGCGAGGTGCTGTGGGAGCACCGCTTCAACGTCTACCTGTCCGACGTGCCGGACACCCGCGTCGGCTGGTCGAGCGTGGTGGGCGACCCGGAAACCGGCCGCGTCTACGCCAACGGCGTGAGCGGCTACTTCTGCTGCCTGGAGGGCGACTCCGGCGACCTGGTCTGGGAGCGGAGCCTGCACGAGGAGCTGGGCCTGCTGTCCACCTACGGCGGCCGCACCAACTTCCCCCTCATCTATAAGGACACGGTCATCACCAGCGCGGTGGTCATCGGCTGGGGCGACACCCCGCAGTGGGGCCTGCTGGCCAAGCCGGCCCACCGCTTCATGGCCTTCGACAAAGCGACCGGCGAGCTCCGCTGGCTGAGCGGCACCACCCTGATCCCCGAGGACACCACCTACAGCACGCCGGCCCTGGCCCGCATCAACGACCAGGACGTGCTGGTCTTCGGCTCGGGCGACGGCAAGGTCTGGAGCTTCAAGGCCGCCACCGGCGAGCACATCTGGAGCTACCCGCTGTCGCGCCGCGGGCTGAACGTCTCGCCGGTCGTGGGCCCCGACGGTATGGTCTACACGGGCCACAGCGAAGAGAACGTGGTCGGCAGCACCATGGGCGCCGTGGTGGCGATCGACGGCAAGAAGGAGGGCGAGCTCAAGCTCGGCGACGAGGAGTGGATCCTCCCGCAGGAGATGGTCGGCAAGAGCTCGCCGCTGCTGGTCGACGGCCGGGTCTACACCGTGACCGACACGGCCAAGATGAACATCTTTGACGCCGAGACCGGCGAGCAGGTCGGCAAGCGGACGCTGGGCCGCGCGATGCGCGGCACCCCGGTGTACGCCGACGGCAAGATCTACACCTGCACCAACGAGGGCATGTTCTACATCCTCAAGCCTTCGGGCCGCGGGGTCGACGTGCTGCAGCGCGAGCGGCTCGGCGGCGAGGAGGTGAACGCCAGCCCGATCGTCTCGCACGGCCGCGTGTACCTCGCGACCAGCGAGAACCTGTACTGCATCGCAGACAAGTCGGCGGCCGACACGCACGCCGACCACGACACGCACGTCGTGGCCGAACCTCCGCCGGCGGGCGGCAAGGCCGTTACGCACATCCAGCTCTCGCCGTGGGACTCGCTGCTGGCGCCCGGCGATTCGCTCAAGCTCACGCTCCGCTGCTACAACGAGAAGGGCGAGCTGATCGCCGAGCCGTCGGACGCGGAGGTCTCGTTCTCGGTCGACGGCAGCGGCGCTGTCACCCAGGACGACTCCGGCCTGACCGCCACGTACGCCGCGAGCGAAGACGCCCAGCACGAGTGCGCCCTGGTCACCTGCAAGTTCGGCGACCTGACCGCCCAGGCCCGCGTGCGGGTGGTGCCGCCGCTGCCGTGGGAGTTCGACTTCGAGTCCCGCCGCGACGTGCCGCTGACGTGGGTCGGCGGCCGGATCCGCTACAACCTGCGTGAGGACGAGTCCGGCAACCAGTACCTGGCGAAGCCGACCGAGCTGCCGACCCGCCCCGGGGCGCCGACCACCAAGCTGGGCACCCGCAGCCGCATGTGGATGGGCTCGCCGGAGATGTCCGACTACACGGTGCAGGCGGACATCCAGATGAAGGTGGGCGTGGGCGGCGAGTCGTCGGGCCCCGTGCCCGAGTTCCCGCCGGAGGCCGCGTCGTCCTCGGCGGTCAAGCTGCCGTCGGCCGGCCTGATCAACAGCCGCTACACGTTCACGCTGTTCGGCCCCAACAACGAGGCCCGGCTGTACAGCTGGTGCACGCACGACCGCCGCGCCCAGGCGACCGTGCCGATGGAGTTTGTCCCGGACGAGTGGTACACCATGAAGCTCAAGGTGCAGCCCGACAAGCAGTCCGGCGTGGCGCACGTGCTCGCCAAGGTGTGGAAGCGTGGCGAGGCCGAGCCCGACGAGTGGACCATGGAGGTGTACGACGAGGCCCCCAACTACAGCGGCAGCCCCGGGCTGTTCGGCGACTCGAAGGAGGCCGAGTTCTACGTGGACAACCTGAGCGTCACGCCCAACTAG
- a CDS encoding outer membrane protein assembly factor BamB family protein: MNRVSIAVATCLTSFACCLADEPTLEWNQWAGGPSKNNVPVAENVPTDWDVGEFDFRTGEWDPSTARNIRWAARLGSQTYGNVVVAGGKAFVGTNNSGGWIERYLSDVDLGCLLCFDIKDGKFLWQHSSEKLKTGRVHDWPLQGICCAPLVEGKRLWFVTSRGEVRCLDPEGFRDGENDGPYTDEEHTGEVEADVVWVFDMMRELGVSQHNMCSCSVTAIGDILLVNTSNGLDESHINLPAPNAPSFIALDKNTGKLLWTDKSPGSNILHGQWSSPSYAVLGGQEQAIFGGGDGWVYSFDPKGDGAGNAKLLWKFDANPKDSVWVLGGRGTRNNIIATPVIYDGKVYVAVGQDPEHGEGIGHLWCIDPTKRGDVSPELAFNSKNPSEPIAHKRIQAVVPEEGDFARPNPNSAAIWHYSQVDENGDGEIDFEEEMHRSCGTVAIKDDVLYIADFSGLFHCLDAQTGKRHWVYDMFAAAWGSPMIADGKVYIGDEEGEVAIFRHSADPNVAMMDDGGEMVPALGQIDMKNSVYSTPIFADGVMYISNKTHLFAIENKED; encoded by the coding sequence ATGAACCGCGTTTCGATCGCCGTTGCGACCTGCCTGACGTCGTTTGCCTGCTGCCTGGCCGACGAGCCGACCCTCGAGTGGAACCAGTGGGCCGGCGGCCCCTCCAAGAACAACGTGCCGGTCGCCGAGAACGTCCCCACCGACTGGGACGTCGGCGAGTTCGACTTCCGCACCGGCGAGTGGGACCCCTCCACCGCCCGCAACATCCGCTGGGCGGCGCGGCTCGGCTCGCAGACCTACGGCAACGTGGTGGTGGCCGGCGGCAAGGCGTTTGTCGGCACCAACAACTCGGGCGGGTGGATCGAGCGTTACCTGTCGGACGTCGACCTGGGGTGCCTGCTCTGCTTCGACATCAAGGACGGCAAGTTCCTGTGGCAGCACTCCAGCGAGAAGCTCAAGACCGGCCGCGTGCACGACTGGCCGCTGCAGGGCATCTGCTGCGCGCCGCTGGTGGAGGGCAAGCGGCTGTGGTTTGTAACCAGCCGCGGCGAGGTCCGCTGCCTGGACCCCGAGGGCTTCCGCGACGGCGAGAACGACGGCCCCTACACCGACGAGGAGCACACCGGCGAGGTCGAGGCCGACGTGGTGTGGGTGTTCGACATGATGCGTGAGCTCGGCGTCAGCCAGCACAACATGTGCAGCTGCAGCGTCACCGCCATCGGCGACATCCTGCTGGTCAACACCTCCAACGGCCTGGACGAGTCGCACATCAACCTGCCGGCGCCCAACGCGCCCAGCTTCATCGCTCTGGACAAGAACACCGGCAAGCTGCTGTGGACCGACAAGTCGCCCGGGTCCAACATCCTGCACGGCCAGTGGTCGAGCCCGTCGTACGCGGTGCTCGGCGGCCAGGAGCAGGCGATCTTCGGCGGCGGCGACGGCTGGGTCTACAGCTTCGACCCCAAGGGCGACGGCGCCGGCAACGCCAAGCTGCTGTGGAAGTTTGACGCCAACCCCAAGGACAGCGTGTGGGTGCTGGGCGGCCGCGGCACGCGGAACAACATCATCGCCACGCCCGTCATCTACGACGGCAAGGTGTACGTGGCGGTGGGCCAGGACCCCGAGCACGGCGAGGGCATCGGCCACCTGTGGTGCATCGACCCCACCAAGCGGGGCGACGTAAGCCCCGAGCTGGCGTTCAACTCCAAGAACCCCAGCGAGCCGATCGCGCACAAGCGGATCCAGGCCGTGGTGCCCGAGGAGGGCGACTTCGCCCGGCCGAACCCCAACTCGGCCGCCATCTGGCACTACAGCCAGGTCGACGAGAACGGCGACGGTGAGATCGACTTCGAGGAGGAGATGCACCGCAGCTGCGGCACCGTGGCCATCAAGGACGACGTGCTCTACATCGCGGACTTCAGCGGCCTGTTCCACTGCCTGGACGCCCAGACCGGCAAGCGGCACTGGGTGTACGACATGTTCGCCGCCGCGTGGGGCTCGCCGATGATCGCCGACGGCAAGGTGTACATCGGCGACGAGGAGGGCGAGGTGGCCATCTTCCGGCACTCGGCCGACCCGAATGTCGCGATGATGGACGACGGCGGCGAGATGGTCCCCGCGCTCGGCCAGATCGACATGAAGAACAGCGTCTACTCGACCCCCATCTTCGCCGACGGCGTGATGTACATCTCGAACAAGACGCACCTGTTTGCCATCGAGAACAAGGAAGACTGA
- a CDS encoding response regulator, protein MKRILDIGNCGPDHGSLTRFFTSHFDCTVDQADRAEDALPKLRDNGYDLVVVNRKLDIDYTDGIDVIRQIKSDERLASTPVMLITNFPEHQDAAEQAGALRGFGKLELEHADTVSRVKAALGE, encoded by the coding sequence ATGAAACGCATCCTCGACATCGGCAACTGCGGCCCGGACCACGGCTCGCTGACCCGCTTCTTCACGAGCCACTTCGACTGCACGGTCGACCAGGCCGACCGCGCCGAGGACGCGTTGCCCAAGCTGCGCGACAATGGCTACGACCTGGTGGTCGTGAACCGGAAGCTGGACATCGACTACACCGACGGCATCGACGTGATCCGCCAGATCAAGTCCGACGAGCGGCTGGCGTCGACCCCGGTGATGCTGATCACCAACTTCCCCGAGCACCAGGACGCCGCCGAGCAGGCGGGCGCCCTCCGCGGCTTCGGCAAGCTGGAGCTGGAGCACGCCGACACCGTGTCGCGCGTGAAGGCCGCGCTCGGCGAGTAG
- a CDS encoding family 16 glycosylhydrolase translates to MPAPPRVLCCLLACLLLVGGARGQSEVYRDFNYGQDTGGDQWTQSIKVSQPALRSSVSGDVQIRFQAPGMQAAWAMCWRQPTAEHASRWGHDARLEPGVIELDEQGRGAFTFPAAEFPHGPTNVRIYARNGEGKRDVFELQLYNTGGADWNAGAPKETPPGAKGMKLLFADDFDAPLSISPDGRGAARYTAHKPGGGDFSGWQFANPPEPFEQVDSYLKIKARKTGEGAYSGLIASVDADFQGVTARAPCYLECRFTGQSAPGTWPAFWTLTLPDEPRGTDELDICEAYGGVGAGNPNHPGYSLVSHFWNQELPSGEKKPHPNKVVPMMELGGKSYWSTTMHTYAVRIGKQETVYYFDNIEVFRHATNPRSLDPHFFLINYAIGGISGWSIDLERYGNASDMYVDFVRVYQGE, encoded by the coding sequence ATGCCTGCACCTCCGCGCGTGCTCTGCTGCCTCCTCGCCTGCCTGCTGCTCGTGGGCGGCGCCCGCGGCCAGAGCGAGGTCTACCGGGACTTCAACTACGGCCAGGACACCGGCGGCGATCAGTGGACGCAGTCCATCAAGGTCTCGCAGCCCGCGCTCCGGTCCAGCGTGTCGGGCGACGTACAGATCAGGTTCCAGGCGCCCGGCATGCAGGCCGCCTGGGCCATGTGCTGGCGGCAGCCGACCGCCGAACACGCGAGCCGCTGGGGGCACGACGCGCGACTGGAACCCGGCGTGATCGAACTCGACGAGCAGGGCCGCGGCGCGTTCACGTTCCCCGCCGCCGAGTTCCCTCACGGGCCGACCAACGTGCGGATCTACGCCCGCAACGGCGAGGGCAAACGCGACGTGTTCGAGCTGCAGCTCTACAACACAGGCGGCGCGGACTGGAACGCCGGCGCGCCCAAAGAGACCCCGCCGGGCGCCAAGGGGATGAAGCTGCTGTTCGCCGACGACTTTGACGCCCCGCTATCGATTAGCCCCGACGGCCGCGGCGCCGCGCGGTACACGGCCCACAAGCCGGGCGGCGGCGACTTCAGCGGCTGGCAGTTCGCCAACCCGCCAGAGCCGTTCGAGCAGGTCGATAGCTACCTCAAGATCAAGGCCCGCAAGACCGGCGAGGGCGCCTACTCGGGCCTCATCGCGTCGGTCGACGCCGACTTCCAGGGCGTTACGGCGCGGGCGCCCTGCTACCTGGAGTGCCGGTTCACCGGCCAGTCGGCGCCGGGCACGTGGCCCGCGTTCTGGACGCTCACCCTGCCCGACGAGCCGCGCGGAACCGACGAGCTCGACATCTGCGAGGCGTACGGCGGCGTGGGCGCCGGCAACCCCAACCACCCGGGCTACAGCCTCGTGTCGCACTTCTGGAATCAGGAGCTGCCCAGCGGCGAGAAGAAGCCGCACCCCAACAAGGTGGTGCCGATGATGGAGCTCGGCGGCAAGAGCTACTGGTCCACCACCATGCACACGTACGCGGTGCGGATCGGCAAGCAGGAGACGGTGTACTACTTCGACAACATCGAGGTGTTCCGCCACGCCACCAACCCGCGGTCGCTCGACCCGCACTTCTTCCTAATCAACTACGCCATCGGCGGGATCAGCGGCTGGTCGATCGACCTGGAGCGGTACGGCAACGCGTCGGACATGTACGTGGACTTCGTCCGCGTGTACCAGGGAGAGTGA
- a CDS encoding 3'(2'),5'-bisphosphate nucleotidase — MIDSPEAKFAIAAVREAGKLVRRVQAEMVTDALTKGDKSPVTVGDFAAQAVVARRLSQAFPGAVLVGEESAADLREEAGAQTLADVVKFVRTVFPDATPDDVCDWIDLGAVDSHDTHWTLDPIDGTKGFLRGDQYAVALAHIKGGKVVLGALGCPELAAGQTPQKGGPGSVLIAAAGQGAYVGSMADGVDDWRQASVSTTADPAQARVLRSVEKGHTNMGQIDYFAEALGIQADPVGMDSQAKYAVLAAGGGEMLLRLISPKMPDYVEKIWDQAAGSIVITEAGGRVTDLDGRPLDFSHGRTLKTNRGVLATNGALHDAALAALKSVGA; from the coding sequence ATGATCGACTCCCCCGAAGCCAAGTTCGCTATCGCCGCGGTCCGTGAGGCCGGCAAACTGGTCCGCCGCGTGCAGGCCGAGATGGTCACCGACGCCCTCACCAAGGGCGACAAGTCGCCCGTGACGGTGGGCGACTTTGCGGCCCAGGCGGTGGTGGCGCGTCGGCTCAGCCAGGCGTTCCCCGGCGCGGTGCTGGTGGGCGAGGAGTCCGCCGCCGACCTCCGCGAGGAAGCCGGCGCCCAGACGTTGGCCGACGTGGTCAAGTTTGTGCGGACCGTGTTCCCGGACGCCACGCCCGACGACGTCTGCGACTGGATCGACCTGGGCGCCGTGGACTCGCACGACACCCACTGGACGCTCGACCCGATCGACGGCACCAAGGGCTTCCTGCGGGGCGACCAGTACGCCGTGGCGCTCGCCCACATCAAGGGCGGCAAGGTGGTGCTGGGCGCGCTCGGCTGCCCCGAGCTGGCCGCCGGCCAGACCCCGCAGAAGGGCGGCCCCGGTTCGGTGCTGATCGCCGCGGCAGGGCAGGGCGCCTACGTGGGATCGATGGCCGACGGGGTCGACGACTGGCGGCAGGCAAGCGTGTCCACGACCGCCGACCCGGCCCAGGCCCGCGTGCTGCGGTCGGTCGAGAAGGGCCACACCAACATGGGCCAGATCGACTACTTCGCCGAGGCCCTCGGCATCCAGGCCGACCCGGTCGGAATGGACAGCCAGGCCAAGTACGCGGTGCTGGCCGCCGGCGGCGGCGAGATGCTGCTGCGGCTGATCTCTCCCAAGATGCCCGACTACGTCGAGAAGATCTGGGACCAGGCCGCCGGGTCGATCGTCATCACCGAGGCCGGCGGCCGCGTCACCGACCTCGACGGCCGCCCGCTCGACTTCTCTCACGGCCGCACGCTCAAGACCAACCGCGGCGTGCTGGCCACCAACGGCGCGCTGCACGACGCCGCGCTCGCCGCGCTCAAGAGTGTCGGCGCCTAG
- a CDS encoding redox-sensing transcriptional repressor Rex: MSSPKRKPGAVDPESVPKAVVSRLSLYLRELQHLLRDGQATVSSSQLGQLLGFSDAQVRKDLAYFGHFGHPGIGYRCDELVSAIRSILGTDREWTIGMVGTGNLGRALLGYRGFASQGFRIVAAFDEDPARVNQTIEGVDVFPMMRLDEIVRDRAISFGLVAVPAAAAQGVADRLVAAGVTGILNFAPVTLSFPSGVSLVSVDLATELERLSFSVANRGGEKAEEKPDDPPPE; this comes from the coding sequence TTGAGTTCACCCAAGCGAAAACCCGGCGCCGTCGATCCCGAGTCCGTCCCCAAGGCGGTGGTAAGCCGGCTCAGCCTGTACCTGCGAGAGCTGCAGCACCTGTTGCGCGACGGGCAGGCGACCGTCAGCTCCAGCCAGCTGGGGCAGCTGCTCGGCTTCAGCGACGCCCAGGTGCGGAAGGACCTGGCCTACTTCGGGCACTTTGGGCACCCGGGCATCGGCTACCGCTGCGACGAGCTGGTCTCCGCGATCCGCAGCATCCTGGGCACCGACCGCGAGTGGACCATCGGCATGGTCGGGACCGGTAACCTGGGCCGCGCGCTGCTCGGTTACCGTGGGTTCGCGTCGCAGGGTTTCCGGATCGTGGCGGCGTTCGACGAGGACCCGGCGCGGGTCAACCAGACGATCGAGGGGGTCGACGTATTCCCGATGATGCGGCTGGACGAGATCGTGCGGGACCGGGCCATCTCGTTCGGGCTGGTGGCGGTGCCAGCGGCGGCCGCCCAAGGGGTGGCCGACCGGCTGGTGGCGGCCGGCGTGACCGGCATCCTGAACTTCGCCCCGGTGACGCTGTCCTTCCCGTCGGGGGTCAGCCTGGTGAGCGTCGACCTGGCGACCGAGCTGGAGCGGCTGTCGTTCTCGGTGGCCAACCGCGGCGGCGAGAAGGCCGAGGAAAAGCCGGACGACCCTCCGCCCGAATAA
- a CDS encoding tRNA-binding protein: MTDPSGGAGQIDWQDFMRVDLRVGTVTRCEPFAEARRPAYRLWIDFGPEIGEKKSSAQITVNYTAEELVGTQIVAVVNFPPKQIGPLMSEVLVTGFEDVSGAIVLTRPAAPVPNGSRLI, from the coding sequence ATGACGGATCCATCGGGCGGGGCGGGCCAGATCGACTGGCAGGATTTCATGCGAGTCGACCTGCGGGTCGGCACGGTGACGCGTTGCGAGCCCTTCGCCGAGGCCCGTCGGCCCGCGTATAGGCTCTGGATCGACTTCGGGCCGGAGATCGGCGAGAAGAAGAGCTCCGCCCAGATCACCGTGAACTACACGGCGGAAGAGTTGGTGGGGACGCAGATTGTGGCGGTGGTGAACTTCCCGCCCAAGCAGATCGGTCCGCTGATGTCCGAGGTGCTGGTGACCGGCTTCGAGGACGTAAGCGGCGCCATCGTTCTGACCCGGCCCGCGGCGCCCGTCCCCAACGGGTCGCGGCTGATCTAG
- a CDS encoding adenylate kinase, translating to MRKYVIMGAPGCGKGTQAKLLSSRYDLVHISVGDIFRLNIQTHTKLAARIKRIVNAGRLVPDEIVDEVVDKRLKEHDWNYGFILDGFPRNRAQAEFFLENYDIDAVVLLDVTDEAVIERVQARRLCSDCGLDYNLIHHRPAEPDVCDVCGGSLIARADDVQETVLKRLADYREQTVPVVELFMTKELVVHIDGMKSIEQVNASICNKLGLPPAEMLLA from the coding sequence ATGCGAAAATACGTCATCATGGGCGCCCCCGGTTGCGGCAAGGGGACCCAGGCCAAGCTCCTCTCCTCGCGGTACGACCTGGTCCACATCAGCGTCGGCGACATCTTCCGGCTCAACATCCAGACCCACACCAAGCTGGCCGCCCGCATCAAGCGGATCGTCAACGCCGGCCGCCTGGTGCCGGACGAGATTGTCGACGAGGTCGTCGACAAGCGGCTCAAAGAGCACGACTGGAACTACGGCTTCATCCTCGACGGCTTCCCCCGCAACCGGGCGCAGGCGGAGTTCTTCCTGGAGAACTACGACATCGACGCCGTGGTGCTGCTGGACGTGACCGACGAGGCCGTCATCGAGCGGGTGCAGGCGCGACGGCTCTGTTCCGACTGCGGGCTGGACTACAACCTGATTCACCACCGCCCCGCCGAGCCCGACGTGTGCGACGTTTGCGGCGGATCGCTGATCGCCCGTGCCGACGACGTCCAAGAGACCGTGCTCAAGCGGCTGGCCGACTACCGCGAGCAGACCGTGCCGGTAGTGGAGTTGTTCATGACCAAAGAGCTGGTCGTGCACATCGATGGCATGAAGTCGATTGAGCAGGTGAACGCCAGCATCTGCAACAAGCTGGGGCTGCCGCCGGCTGAGATGCTGCTGGCCTAG
- a CDS encoding ABC transporter ATP-binding protein, producing the protein MASPSTAATPQPAAKPAPPAPILEARSLVKRYPNGDVTAVDNVSLSIKPGEYLSIMGPSGSGKSTLLNLLGGLDTPTSGEVLFQGTPYSSFPSLDQLRATHLGYVFQSFHLLPTLTALENIQVPMFEGPRSAADRQAAAWELLKLVHMEHRARHSPLQLSVGERQRVAIARSLANDPQVLLADEPTGNLDSKNGSEVLDLFDKIHQQHGVTLVVITHGGEVADRAQRLLTYRDGRVVGDERR; encoded by the coding sequence ATGGCCAGCCCCTCGACCGCCGCAACGCCGCAGCCCGCCGCCAAGCCGGCGCCGCCCGCGCCGATCCTCGAGGCCCGCAGCCTGGTCAAACGCTACCCGAACGGCGACGTCACCGCGGTCGACAACGTATCGCTGTCGATCAAGCCGGGCGAGTACCTCTCGATCATGGGACCCAGCGGCAGCGGCAAGTCGACGCTGCTCAACCTGCTGGGCGGACTCGACACTCCCACCTCGGGCGAGGTGCTGTTCCAGGGCACACCGTACAGCTCGTTCCCGTCGCTCGACCAGCTCCGCGCAACGCACCTGGGGTACGTCTTCCAGTCGTTTCACTTGCTGCCGACGCTCACGGCGCTCGAGAACATCCAGGTTCCGATGTTCGAGGGCCCGCGGTCGGCGGCCGATCGACAGGCCGCCGCATGGGAGCTGCTTAAACTCGTCCACATGGAGCACCGCGCCCGGCACAGCCCGCTGCAGCTGAGCGTCGGGGAGCGGCAGCGTGTCGCGATCGCCCGGAGCCTGGCGAACGACCCGCAGGTGCTGCTGGCCGACGAGCCGACCGGCAACCTGGACAGCAAGAACGGGTCGGAGGTGCTGGACCTGTTCGACAAGATCCACCAGCAGCACGGCGTGACGCTGGTCGTGATCACGCACGGCGGCGAGGTCGCGGACCGGGCCCAACGCCTGCTGACCTACCGCGACGGCCGCGTCGTCGGCGACGAGCGGCGCTAG